The following DNA comes from Pieris napi chromosome 18, ilPieNapi1.2, whole genome shotgun sequence.
TGTTGCACTAGGAAAGAAAATTGGTGttattgataaaaatgtaatgaGTCTACAACATTAcaaggtctgggcctcagattccttaatttgtttcgtgatcatttgctTTCTCTAATAGGCATGTATAGTCagctttctgtgcctgacacacactgTCTATAATTTTGCGTTTAAGGTAAGTCAGTTACCTCATATTGTATTTCCATCACCATAAaagcgaatattaaatagaaAGTCAATTGTTGCACAGCCAAGACCAAACCTACAACTTCAGAATgtgagtcgcacactgaagccacaagACCAACTCTTTATTTAGTTCTTTTTCTATCTCTTTTTCAttcttattgaaatataaattctcAAGTGTTGGTACAGTCATAGGTATTAAGTAGTATCCAGCTCCACTACCACACCATTACACCACTacaaataagtatattttattgaaattttgaaaattaaatcaaatttaaaaagtttgggctctgtggcagtgtacctttaacgctggcagcattttctcgctgtattgcaatacttattTGTTAAGCCAGTACAGTGAACAAGTTCTTGTCATCACACAAAATGAcactgtaaaataatttatattatatgttagaTAGATAAACCTAAGAATGTGGTTGGAGTATTGAGTAAAAAAAGCATGTGCATCATATAATTGTGTTTCAAGTAATATTGTTTACTGGTATTATGCTCACTCCATATGATAGTTTGACCATAGTTATTAAGTAAATCTTTTGTGAATCCTGTGtactaactaaaaatatttcttactcAACTATCCATTTTAATGTTACAGCTGCGGGTTTATACTATTTGGCCGAGTTAGTTGAAGAATACAGTGTAATGGCAAAGTATGTGATATCATGGATTGTAGTGGTAAGTACCTTTTATTTGaacgcaatattattttgtactaagtagaaaatagaaaaacattaCAGAAATATGTCTGCGACATGCCAAATTGGGGGATAGCAGGCATAAAATCTttcttttagtatttttgaacctttaataacttttaattcttaagaagttttatatttaatgttttttttttctcatttGCAGGTTACTGCAGTCATACACCTTGGCTTAATACTCTTTGAGAATATACCACTACAGTTAAATAGTCTGGGACTATTTCAACAATTTTTGCATGCATTATTGTTGAGAGATTTCCCCGTGTTTCGGCTGACAAGTGTCACCTTTGTGTCGTCTGTGCTGAATTTGATATTGCACCATTACTTAGCGTTTAAGTTCTTTGGTACAACATATTATGGCTTTTCGGAGGtaagtttcttttttatacagAGGTTTGGTCTATCAGAAGTCTCAGAGAATACTGATTTAATTGTACCTATCTCAATTATTAACTATGTccttatgtatatataatttccACCCTTTCTCGCTAACTCGTCTTTTTAAAGCTTGACTCTTAAAGCC
Coding sequences within:
- the LOC125058390 gene encoding protein TEX261 isoform X3; this translates as MFLYLLSILSLCVQVVFVTLAIAAGLYYLAELVEEYSVMAKYVISWIVVVTAVIHLGLILFENIPLQLNSLGLFQQFLHALLLRDFPVFRLTSVTFVSSVLNLILHHYLAFKFFGTTYYGFSEVLAYFTLCLWIVPFALFVSLSANDYVLPTTGERQHLLGENNVVTDYLSQKAKRYSLLSFFSFAKDSILPQRNKKSF